One window of Alteromonas sp. LMIT006 genomic DNA carries:
- a CDS encoding exonuclease SbcCD subunit D, with translation MFRFIHTSDLHIGRHFNYISLHDEQAHMLDQILAYCEQNRVDALIIAGDVYDNSTPAREAIALFESFLDRCRDELNIPVVLISGNHDCPVRLGMNKKAVRRAGLYLLTDLKDVTQPVILGDDEPVYFYGIPFCDPISVRAATGDSVKTYDEAHTLLVEQVKAAHTSNSPKVLLSHCFVQGGKVTDSERTLSVGGSDQVSAEPMMDFDYVALGHLHSAHHKGAEHIRYCGSPLKYSLSEANHDKSVTLVTLSQGESQYDLLPISPLRDVRIIKNTFEDILKDAPSDPNPDDFIRIELTDVKRAHNPLSRLREYYPNIVELRNTGLEQSKLSTGHAQSQVANIKQRSAQDIVQDFYTSEGLSNMDDTQTQLLNNAINSVSSGNIDDAKEMAHTENTEDLV, from the coding sequence ATGTTTCGATTTATTCACACCTCAGATTTGCACATTGGGCGACACTTCAACTACATCAGCCTGCATGACGAACAAGCGCATATGCTTGATCAGATCTTAGCATATTGTGAACAAAACCGAGTCGATGCGCTGATCATCGCTGGCGATGTGTACGACAATTCAACACCCGCCCGTGAAGCTATTGCGCTGTTTGAATCGTTTCTCGACCGCTGCCGAGATGAGCTGAATATCCCTGTCGTATTGATTTCAGGTAATCACGATTGCCCCGTGCGTTTGGGGATGAACAAAAAGGCTGTGAGGCGGGCCGGTTTGTATTTACTCACTGACTTAAAAGACGTCACTCAGCCTGTGATATTGGGCGACGATGAGCCGGTGTATTTTTATGGCATTCCTTTTTGTGATCCAATCTCCGTGCGAGCTGCGACAGGTGACTCGGTCAAAACCTATGACGAAGCCCACACCTTGTTGGTAGAGCAAGTCAAAGCGGCGCATACATCAAACTCGCCCAAAGTGTTGCTGAGCCATTGCTTTGTACAAGGCGGTAAAGTCACTGATTCAGAGCGTACGTTAAGCGTTGGGGGAAGCGATCAAGTGAGTGCCGAGCCAATGATGGATTTTGATTATGTCGCGCTAGGGCATTTGCACAGCGCTCATCACAAAGGCGCAGAACATATTCGCTATTGTGGCTCTCCATTAAAATACTCGTTATCCGAAGCGAACCATGATAAATCCGTGACCTTAGTGACACTTTCCCAAGGGGAATCCCAGTATGATCTGCTCCCTATTTCCCCTTTACGGGATGTCCGAATCATAAAAAATACCTTTGAGGATATTCTTAAGGATGCGCCAAGCGATCCCAATCCAGATGATTTTATTCGTATCGAATTAACGGATGTCAAACGCGCGCACAATCCATTAAGTCGCTTGCGTGAGTATTACCCTAATATCGTGGAGCTGCGTAATACGGGGTTAGAACAAAGTAAGTTATCAACGGGGCACGCTCAATCTCAGGTGGCCAATATCAAACAGCGTTCCGCACAAGACATCGTTCAAGATTTTTATACAAGTGAGGGGCTTTCAAACATGGATGATACACAAACCCAATTACTTAACAACGCAATTAACTCGGTTAGCTCAGGGAACATAGATGATGCAAAAGAGATGGCACATACTGAGAACACAGAGGATCTAGTATGA
- a CDS encoding glutathione S-transferase N-terminal domain-containing protein, with amino-acid sequence MLVKIVRNALGYVFVLLDLLTRGLPRKRSVEEQNAIAEQTSHLTLYHFRACPFCIKVRRAMFKLSLPIAKKSVTEGSPYRTELEQGGGRIKVPCLRIDQADGTTQWMYESNDIIAYLRQHYS; translated from the coding sequence ATGTTGGTCAAAATAGTGCGCAATGCGCTGGGTTACGTGTTTGTATTGCTTGATTTGCTGACTCGAGGCTTGCCTCGTAAGCGCAGTGTGGAAGAACAAAACGCCATTGCCGAGCAAACGTCACACCTGACTTTGTATCATTTTCGCGCGTGTCCATTTTGTATTAAAGTACGCCGGGCGATGTTCAAACTCAGTCTTCCCATTGCCAAAAAATCCGTCACCGAAGGCTCCCCTTATCGCACTGAACTCGAACAAGGCGGGGGACGAATCAAAGTGCCCTGTTTGCGTATTGACCAAGCCGATGGCACCACTCAATGGATGTACGAATCAAACGATATCATTGCTTACTTGCGTCAACATTATAGCTAG
- a CDS encoding nitroreductase produces MNINSLLNERHSCRAFLDKPVPAETLEQIFALAQRAPSNCNVQPWQTLVVSGEQKDALSQALVHAVMQQQPPNPDFNWAIAYQNEHRERQFGSANALYSAMGIAREDKRARQMAMLRNWQFFDAPHVAIFTMDKYLDIMGAVDMGIYAQSLSLIMQQHGISNCMQGALGQFPDPIREMFGLPEERGVLFGMSFGYADPDAPANQVRTTREDLKTNVQFF; encoded by the coding sequence ATGAACATAAATTCCCTACTCAATGAGCGACACTCTTGTCGCGCGTTTTTAGACAAACCAGTACCAGCGGAGACGTTGGAACAGATTTTTGCTTTAGCTCAGCGAGCCCCGTCCAACTGCAACGTGCAACCTTGGCAAACGCTGGTGGTTTCAGGCGAACAAAAAGATGCCCTAAGCCAAGCTTTAGTCCATGCGGTGATGCAACAACAACCGCCGAATCCTGATTTTAATTGGGCGATTGCTTATCAAAATGAACACCGCGAACGTCAGTTTGGCTCAGCTAATGCCTTGTATAGCGCAATGGGCATCGCCAGAGAAGACAAGCGCGCTAGACAGATGGCGATGCTCCGGAACTGGCAGTTTTTTGATGCGCCGCACGTGGCGATTTTTACCATGGATAAATACCTCGACATTATGGGCGCGGTCGATATGGGCATTTATGCGCAATCGCTGTCTTTGATCATGCAGCAGCACGGCATCAGCAATTGTATGCAGGGTGCGTTAGGTCAATTCCCAGATCCCATACGCGAGATGTTTGGGCTTCCCGAAGAACGAGGGGTGTTATTTGGCATGTCATTTGGCTATGCCGACCCGGATGCGCCAGCCAATCAAGTGCGCACAACACGCGAAGACCTCAAGACTAACGTACAGTTTTTTTAA
- a CDS encoding AAA family ATPase codes for MKLLSLSVRSIGPYADEQIVDFTKFGHNPIFLIEGPTGAGKSTILNAITFAFYGEAGIDTSQNKRLLCDHCIPDGTASVILMFEVRGQAYRIIRKPKYHPPKLKNEKPETVELSILNDEGEWADFAEQKRETDLKIKHIIGLTAEQFAQVIVLPQGQFREIITSSSAVREKIYATLFSTTMYQDITNHLLEQYKKLKSDNAHGLTQRANLFASVEVQNKEALNTKIEAATTVQQDADSAYKTAVAEQTKAQQTFDKSSALAELFTKHEQALAEQARLNASTASIAQHQRTVKQIEAALYLAPFAQQRIQANGRLDHAVRDNEQKQADLETRHKQLEQTSTALAQATQSAAQIPALNTEKTTLDTAQKQLTQLEQIITQQTSKQQHVGSLQQGLTQATQQVEADEARLTKLLSDITTRQDIAKTESSWLTKLHAAQQVKTQIVERDKVATNIKEAEASIAKGKTAIAEQEQVVSKEEQARQTLQMHWHQNQAYVLAQTLQSNAPCLVCGSTEHPEPAKALVGVPNVTQEAIDDALKVEQDARVKLEQYHNRFETVQTELKQAQVTLQTCLDALGEHRSLSESDIDTRIGQLQTHITQAQQASRCVVTLQQQAKTLQQSIDSQRTQIQTSVNTIEGLKGQLTQLQQDHDELITQIPDSMRDTAAVNARLQTVTSTISRLEHALCEAQKAEQNATNTLAAAQANAENAQKQLILEQEALDKATKEWETQLAKSPLSDEAAYQAAIQQTEQSDTLKEQITSHDNALTANTVLLAQLDEQLQDKQRPDLEALQTVLENTQAKVTETLAQRDDANRELQRLTHVADELTKLDAANHNLRAQLDAIEPLAKIANGDTDNKVSLHRYVLGVMLDDVLSVASDHLTHMTRGQFHFERLTDSKGRGGKGLDLGVVDNHTGTLREVSSLSGGESFIASMALALALSQVVQEYAGGIQLETLFIDEGFGSLDSDILQLVINVLSDLQASGRAVGLVSHVEHMKDQFPNKILVHKDSQGSRLEVECVA; via the coding sequence ATGAAGTTATTATCCTTGAGCGTGCGCAGCATTGGTCCTTATGCAGATGAGCAAATCGTTGATTTTACCAAGTTTGGACACAACCCGATCTTCTTGATTGAAGGACCCACAGGAGCGGGTAAATCCACTATTTTAAACGCCATCACATTTGCTTTTTATGGCGAAGCCGGTATCGATACGAGTCAAAATAAACGCTTGCTGTGTGACCATTGTATTCCGGATGGCACAGCTTCAGTAATATTGATGTTTGAAGTGCGTGGGCAAGCCTATCGGATCATCAGAAAACCCAAATATCATCCACCTAAACTCAAAAACGAAAAACCCGAAACCGTTGAGCTTTCGATACTAAACGACGAGGGTGAGTGGGCAGATTTTGCCGAGCAAAAGCGAGAAACCGACCTCAAAATCAAACACATAATTGGACTGACCGCTGAACAATTTGCGCAAGTCATTGTATTGCCTCAAGGTCAATTTCGCGAAATCATCACCTCATCATCTGCGGTACGTGAAAAAATCTACGCAACCTTGTTTAGCACCACTATGTACCAAGATATTACCAATCATCTTCTTGAGCAGTATAAGAAACTCAAATCAGACAATGCGCATGGGCTTACTCAACGAGCGAATCTTTTTGCCAGTGTCGAGGTGCAAAATAAAGAAGCCCTCAATACGAAAATAGAAGCCGCCACCACTGTGCAACAGGATGCAGACAGTGCATACAAAACGGCGGTTGCCGAACAAACCAAAGCGCAACAAACCTTTGATAAAAGCAGTGCGCTTGCTGAGCTGTTCACCAAGCACGAACAGGCGCTGGCAGAACAAGCAAGGCTCAATGCATCCACAGCATCCATTGCGCAACATCAACGCACAGTCAAACAAATTGAAGCTGCGCTATATTTAGCGCCGTTTGCGCAACAGCGCATCCAAGCAAACGGTCGTCTTGACCACGCGGTGAGGGATAACGAGCAAAAGCAAGCTGACCTTGAGACTCGTCACAAACAACTGGAACAAACATCGACTGCGCTTGCTCAAGCCACTCAATCTGCCGCACAAATTCCAGCATTGAATACTGAAAAAACCACGTTAGACACCGCCCAAAAACAGCTCACTCAACTCGAACAAATAATCACTCAGCAAACGAGCAAGCAACAACACGTCGGCTCACTACAACAAGGGCTAACGCAAGCCACGCAACAAGTTGAAGCAGATGAAGCACGTTTGACCAAGCTATTGAGTGATATTACGACCCGACAAGATATAGCAAAGACTGAATCGTCGTGGTTAACCAAGCTTCATGCTGCGCAACAAGTCAAAACCCAAATCGTCGAGCGGGATAAGGTCGCTACCAACATCAAAGAGGCTGAAGCCAGTATTGCCAAAGGGAAAACGGCTATTGCTGAACAAGAGCAAGTGGTCTCAAAGGAGGAGCAGGCAAGACAAACTTTGCAAATGCATTGGCACCAAAACCAAGCATATGTCTTGGCTCAAACACTGCAGTCCAATGCCCCGTGTTTGGTGTGTGGGAGCACAGAACACCCCGAGCCAGCCAAAGCCTTGGTCGGAGTACCCAATGTCACTCAAGAGGCCATTGATGATGCATTGAAAGTAGAACAAGACGCGCGTGTAAAATTAGAGCAGTATCACAATCGATTTGAAACGGTACAAACCGAGCTTAAACAGGCACAAGTCACCTTGCAAACCTGCCTTGATGCCTTAGGCGAACACCGCTCATTAAGTGAATCCGACATTGACACAAGGATCGGTCAGCTCCAAACACACATTACTCAAGCCCAGCAAGCCAGTCGGTGCGTTGTGACGCTGCAACAACAGGCCAAAACGTTGCAGCAATCTATTGATTCCCAACGTACACAAATACAAACATCGGTGAATACGATAGAGGGATTAAAAGGTCAGCTTACCCAGTTACAGCAGGATCACGATGAGTTGATAACGCAGATACCTGACTCGATGCGAGATACGGCGGCCGTCAATGCACGTCTGCAAACTGTGACAAGTACTATTTCTAGGTTAGAACACGCGCTCTGTGAAGCGCAAAAAGCAGAACAAAATGCAACCAATACACTCGCTGCCGCACAAGCTAACGCGGAAAATGCCCAGAAACAGCTTATTTTAGAGCAGGAGGCTTTGGATAAAGCAACAAAAGAGTGGGAAACACAACTTGCCAAGAGTCCATTATCTGATGAGGCGGCTTATCAAGCAGCAATCCAGCAAACTGAACAGTCAGACACTCTGAAAGAGCAGATAACGTCTCACGACAATGCGCTCACTGCCAATACGGTGTTACTCGCCCAACTCGATGAGCAACTGCAGGATAAACAGCGCCCCGACTTAGAAGCGCTACAAACAGTATTGGAAAATACCCAGGCTAAGGTGACTGAAACATTAGCACAACGTGATGATGCCAATCGTGAGTTACAACGCTTAACTCACGTCGCTGATGAACTCACTAAGCTAGATGCGGCGAATCACAATCTGCGTGCACAGCTCGATGCGATTGAACCACTGGCCAAAATTGCCAATGGCGATACGGACAACAAAGTCAGCCTACATCGCTATGTGTTAGGCGTCATGCTAGATGATGTGCTCAGTGTCGCCTCGGACCATTTGACCCATATGACGCGAGGACAATTTCATTTTGAGCGACTCACCGACAGCAAAGGGCGGGGCGGCAAAGGACTCGACTTAGGGGTAGTCGACAATCACACCGGTACGTTGCGCGAGGTGAGTTCACTATCTGGAGGCGAATCCTTCATTGCGTCGATGGCCTTAGCGCTCGCACTTTCACAAGTCGTGCAAGAGTATGCTGGCGGTATTCAGCTGGAAACGCTGTTTATTGATGAAGGCTTTGGCTC
- a CDS encoding DMT family transporter, with protein MTWVFFTFLAAFSQAWRNAFQSQLSGTLSVCGVTLARFLWAGPLAIVYVIALEQTELGVIREFPFAFWQFCVLAGVMQIVATGLMVVLFKQKNFAIGAGLAKCEAPVSAVLGILFFGTTLSLYGWVGVVIGGIAVMMFSLSGGIRTISWKTAGIGLASSTAFALTSLWVREASLVLEGHFLVRASWVLLVVILFQTVVLVGYMWQRERTHLVLMFRRPKLVVFTSVASFLGSFGWFHAMALMAVPLVKTLGQVEIFFMMLVSVVYLKTPIPKKDMLALMLVAIAAILVMWPQA; from the coding sequence GTGACTTGGGTCTTTTTTACCTTTCTTGCCGCGTTTAGCCAAGCGTGGCGCAACGCTTTTCAAAGCCAGCTCAGCGGCACTTTATCCGTTTGTGGAGTTACACTGGCCAGATTTTTGTGGGCAGGACCACTTGCGATTGTCTATGTCATCGCACTTGAACAAACAGAGCTTGGTGTCATCCGTGAATTCCCGTTTGCCTTTTGGCAGTTTTGTGTTTTGGCTGGGGTCATGCAGATTGTCGCGACGGGGCTTATGGTGGTGCTGTTTAAACAAAAAAACTTTGCCATTGGGGCAGGGCTTGCCAAATGCGAGGCGCCCGTCTCGGCTGTATTGGGGATCTTGTTTTTTGGTACGACGTTGTCCTTGTACGGTTGGGTGGGTGTCGTGATAGGTGGCATCGCGGTCATGATGTTTTCGCTGTCCGGTGGGATTCGAACCATCAGTTGGAAAACCGCAGGCATCGGCTTAGCCTCAAGTACTGCGTTTGCGTTGACCTCTTTATGGGTTCGCGAGGCAAGTTTAGTGCTGGAGGGGCATTTTTTGGTGCGAGCCTCATGGGTATTACTCGTGGTGATCCTATTTCAAACGGTGGTCCTAGTCGGATATATGTGGCAACGTGAACGCACCCATTTGGTCTTGATGTTTCGTCGCCCGAAATTGGTTGTTTTTACCAGTGTGGCGAGCTTTCTGGGTTCGTTTGGCTGGTTCCATGCCATGGCATTAATGGCCGTTCCTTTGGTCAAAACGCTCGGGCAGGTTGAAATATTTTTTATGATGCTGGTCTCGGTCGTGTACCTCAAAACCCCTATCCCCAAAAAAGACATGCTCGCGCTCATGCTCGTCGCCATTGCAGCTATTCTGGTTATGTGGCCACAGGCGTAA